A single genomic interval of Corylus avellana chromosome ca10, CavTom2PMs-1.0 harbors:
- the LOC132164509 gene encoding triosephosphate isomerase, cytosolic: MGRKFFVGGNWKCNGTGEEVKKIVSTLNESEVPSEDVVEVVVSPPFVFLPLVKSLLRSDFHVAAQNCWVRKGGAFTGEISAEMLVNLSIPWVILGHSERRALLSESSEFVGDKVAYALSQGIKVIACVGETLEQRESGSTVAVVAAQTKAIADKVSNWDNIVLAYEPVWAIGTGKVASPAQAQEVHCELRKWLHNNAGAEVAASTRIIYGGSVNGANCKELAAQPDVDGFLVGGASLKPEFIDIIKSATVKKND, encoded by the exons ATGGGCAGGAAATTCTTCGTCGGCGGCAACTGGAAATGC AATGGGACAGGCGAGGAggtgaagaagattgtgagcacgTTGAATGAATCCGAAGTCCCTTCTGAGGATGTTGTGG AGGTTGTTGTGAGCCCCCCGTTTGTGTTTCTTCCTCTGGTTAAAAGCTTATTGCGGTCAGATTTCCATGTTGCCGCCCAGAACTGTTGGGTTCGCAAAGGTGGTGCTTTTACCGGAGAGATTAG TGCTGAGATGCTTGTCAATTTGAGCATTCCTTGGGTCATCCTTGGTCATTCTGAAAGAAGAGCTCTTTTGAGTGAGTCAAGTGAG TTTGTTGGAGACAAAGTTGCATATGCACTCTCTCAAGGCATAAAAGTGATTGCTTGTGTTGGAGAGACTCTTGAACAGCGAGAATCGGGATCTACAGTGGCTGTTGTCGCTGCACAAACAAAAGCAATTGCAG ATAAGGTATCAAATTGGGATAATATTGTTTTGGCTTATGAGCCAGTTTGGGCTATTGGAACTGGGAAGGTTGCAAGCCCTGCTCAGGCTCAGGAA GTTCATTGTGAGTTGAGGAAGTGGCTTCATAACAATGCTGGTGCTGAAGTTGCTGCATCAACCAGAATTATCTATGGAG GTTCTGTAAATGGAGCAAATTGCAAAGAATTGGCAGCACAGCCAGATGTGGATGGATTTTTGGTTGGTGGAGCTTCCCTTAAG cCGGAGTTCATTGACATTATCAAGTCAGCCACAGTAAAGAAGAATGATTGA